Proteins from a genomic interval of Nocardioidaceae bacterium:
- a CDS encoding S9 family peptidase: MHPGPDQDDRPGPSLTPRILGHVNRRDVLASLLAVAAAGGVAACGGRTAGTAAAPSETGGSGTTEETEETVVPSPERLTYGDDPSQFGDLYRPVGGGPGRGVVVVVHGGFWRDAYNLSLGAPLAADLAARGWTAWNLEYRRVGTGTGGGGGVPATLDDVAAGIDLLGEVDDLDLTTVVTLGHSAGGHLATWAAARAQDALSRWQPVRAPVTHVVSQAGVLDLRLAGEQALGSGAVDGFLGAPAASAGAAVDPVQQVPLRVPVWCVHGDADANVPLSQSEAYVAASRRAGGRAELVRVEGDHFTLIDTGSDAWRRTLTVLDGIAPTDSRGRAAG; encoded by the coding sequence ATGCACCCCGGACCGGACCAGGACGACCGGCCGGGGCCGTCACTCACGCCGCGCATACTCGGGCATGTGAACCGTCGCGACGTCCTGGCCTCGCTGCTGGCCGTGGCGGCCGCGGGAGGGGTCGCCGCGTGCGGCGGCCGGACAGCTGGCACTGCCGCCGCGCCCAGCGAGACCGGGGGCAGCGGGACCACGGAGGAGACCGAGGAGACCGTTGTGCCCTCACCGGAGCGCCTGACCTACGGCGACGACCCGTCGCAGTTCGGTGACCTGTACCGTCCCGTGGGCGGCGGCCCGGGCCGCGGCGTCGTCGTGGTGGTGCACGGGGGGTTCTGGCGCGACGCGTACAACCTCTCGCTCGGCGCCCCGCTCGCCGCCGACCTGGCCGCCCGGGGCTGGACCGCCTGGAACCTGGAGTACCGCCGTGTGGGTACCGGCACGGGCGGGGGCGGCGGGGTGCCCGCGACCCTCGACGACGTCGCCGCGGGCATCGACCTCCTCGGCGAGGTCGACGACCTCGACCTCACCACGGTCGTGACGCTCGGCCACAGCGCCGGCGGGCACCTGGCCACCTGGGCGGCCGCCCGCGCCCAGGATGCGCTGTCGCGCTGGCAACCCGTACGCGCCCCGGTGACCCACGTGGTCTCCCAGGCCGGCGTCCTCGACCTGCGTCTCGCCGGTGAGCAGGCGCTCGGGAGCGGGGCCGTCGACGGCTTCCTGGGCGCGCCGGCCGCCTCCGCGGGCGCCGCGGTGGACCCGGTGCAGCAGGTGCCGCTCCGGGTGCCGGTGTGGTGCGTCCACGGGGACGCGGACGCGAACGTGCCCCTCTCGCAGTCCGAGGCCTACGTCGCCGCCTCCCGGCGGGCAGGCGGGCGCGCTGAGCTGGTGCGCGTCGAGGGGGACCACTTCACGCTCATCGACACCGGGAGCGACGCCTGGCGACGCACCCTCACGGTGCTGGACGGCATCGCACCGACCGACTCCCGGGGCCGGGCAGCCGGGTAG